Proteins encoded in a region of the Canis lupus dingo isolate Sandy chromosome 17, ASM325472v2, whole genome shotgun sequence genome:
- the LOC112664192 gene encoding dynein regulatory complex protein 8-like, with protein sequence MWRINLWEGTELVVAEFHKKIKDAFEVFDHEANNTVDVREIRTIIRSLGCCPSEGELHDLIVEIEEEEPTGYIRFEKFLPVMTKVLLEKRYRPIPEDILLRSFEVLDPSKRGFLTKEELIKYMTEEGEPFSQEEMEEMLSAAIDPESNSIRYKDYIAMMVVDDG encoded by the exons ATGTGGAGAATAAACCTGTG GGAAGGCACAGAGTTAGTGGTAGCAGAATttcacaaaaaaatcaaagatgctTTTGAAGTGTTTGACCATGAGGCGAATAATACAGTGGATGTGAGAGAGATCAGAACAATTATCAGGTCACTAGGGTGCTGCCCAAGCGAAGGAGAGCTGCATGACCTGATCGTAGAGATAGAGGAGGAAGAACCCACTGGATACATTCGATTTGAAAAATTTCTTCCAGTGATGACCAAAGTACTACTAGAAAAAAGGTACAGACCAATTCCAGAAGATATCCTTCTTCGATCATTTGAGGTGTTAGATCCATCCAAACGTGGATTTCTAACTAAGGAAGAATTGATCAAGTATATGACCGAAGAAGGTGAGCCTTTTtctcaggaagaaatggaagaaatgttGTCCGCTGCAATTGACCCAGAATCGAATTCCATTCGTTACAAGGACTACATAGCCATGATGGTGGTAGATGACGGCTAG